A genomic region of Oryza glaberrima chromosome 1, OglaRS2, whole genome shotgun sequence contains the following coding sequences:
- the LOC127783521 gene encoding probable receptor-like protein kinase At2g42960, whose protein sequence is MGSSDLSSEMRRTVLGLTLWVWIAIGVVALLVAILLMICIWMASRRKTKRTMDNLRQTQIPIFSKEIPVDRVGGRSLAQTMHEREQPSFPPQDKHTNREPGKTLGHMALSKSSEPDNMSQGSSVCNVDRAGSVHSGEDGSTGHGRKPYSPAAFVSASPLVGLPEFSHLGWGHWFTLRDLELATNRFSRENVLGEGGYGVVYRGRLVNGTEVAIKKIFNNMGQAEKEFRVEVEAIGHVRHKNLVRLLGYCVEGVNRMLVYEFVNNGNLEQWLHGAMRQHGVFSWENRMKVVIGTAKALAYLHEAIEPKVVHRDIKSSNILIDEEFNGKVSDFGLAKLLGSDKSHITTRVMGTFGYVAPEYANTGMLNEKSDVYSFGVLLLETVTGREPVDYSRSGNEVNLVEWLKIMVANRRAEEVVDPILEVRPTVRAIKRALLVALRCVDPDSEKRPKMGQVVRMLESEEVPYREDRRNRRSRTGSMDIESIAEGSNSTEFANKVERTGSSTSDRSQS, encoded by the exons ATGGGTTCCAGTGATTTGAGTTCAGAGATGAGGAGGACGGTTCTTGGCCTAACATTGTGGGTCTGGATTGCAATTGGTGTGGTCGCTCTTCTAGTTGCCATTCTGCTGATGATATGCATTTGGATGGCATCCCGCCGCAAGACGAAGAGAACAATGGACAATTTGAGGCAAACACAGATCCCCATTTTCTCCAAGGAGATCCCGGTTGACAGGGTTGGCGGCCGCAGCCTTGCGCAGACAATGCATGAACGTGAGCAGCCTAGCTTCCCACCGCAAGACAAGCACACAAACCGGGAGCCGGGGAAGACGCTGGGGCATATGGCACTGAGCAAGTCATCGGAACCTGACAACATGAGCCAGGGGAGCTCAGTTTGCAATGTTGACCGTGCTGGTAGTGTGCATTCCGGTGAAGATGGTAGCACAGGGCATGGTAGGAAACCGTATTCTCCTGCAGCATTTGTGTCAGCGTCGCCGCTGGTTGGCCTCCCGGAGTTCTCTCATCTCGGCTGGGGCCATTGGTTTACTTTGCGTGACCTTGAGCTTGCTACCAACCGTTTCTCTAGGGAGAATGTGCTTGGAGAGGGTGGATATGGAGTTGTGTATCGTGGCCGTCTAGTGAATGGAACTGAAGTTGCTATCAAAAAGATCTTTAACAATAT GGGGCAGGCAGAAAAGGAGTTCAGAGTGGAGGTCGAGGCTATTGGCCATGTCCGGCATAAGAATTTGGTTCGGCTGTTGGGTTACTGTGTTGAGGGAGTGAATAG GATGTTGGTGTATGAATTTGTGAATAACGGTAACTTGGAGCAGTGGCTTCATGGAGCTATGCGCCAGCATGGTGTTTTTAGCTGGGAAAATCGTATGAAGGTTGTTATCGGCACTGCAAAAGC ACTAGCTTACCTTCATGAAGCTATAGAACCAAAAGTTGTGCACCGAGATATAAAATCAAGCAATATCTTGATTGATGAGGAATTTAATGGCAAGGTCTCTGACTTTGGATTGGCCAAGCTTTTGGGGTCTGATAAAAGCCACATTACTACTAGAGTGATGGGAACATTTGG ATATGTTGCACCTGAGTATGCTAACACGGGCATGTTGAATGAAAAGAGCGATGTTTATAGTTTTGGTGTTCTCTTGTTGGAAACTGTGACAGGAAGGGAACCTGTTGATTACAGCCGCTCTGGCAATGAG GTCAATCTTGTCGAGTGGCTCAAAATAATGGTGGCAAACCGGAGAGCAGAAGAAGTGGTTGATCCAATCCTAGAGGTTAGACCAACTGTTAGAGCTATTAAGCGGGCTCTTTTGGTTGCGTTACGGTGTGTTGATCCTGACTCTGAAAAGAGACCTAAGATGGGCCAAGTTGTTAGGATGCTTGAGTCTGAAGAAGTTCCATACCGGGAG GATCGGAGGAACCGAAGGAGTCGCACAGGAAGCATGGATATCGAGTCGATTGCAGAGGGCTCAAATTCAACCGAATTTGCAAACAAGGTAGAAAGAACTGGAAGCTCGACATCAGACAGGTCTCAGTCCTGA
- the LOC127783528 gene encoding uncharacterized protein LOC127783528: MAAGVGKVGEWIRRRMMPRRSKSKAAGSRSRSEGDGGEALPAPPQRKLRARALPAALRWRPRGRLLAVLYEKVVYHLLWLVESIVVVARLCFFVMRFGLKQL; this comes from the coding sequence ATGGCTGCTGGCGTGGGCAAGGTGGGGGAGTGGATACGGAGGCGGATGATGCCGCGGAGGAGCAAGAGCAAGGCGGccgggagccggagccggagcgagggcgacggcggcgaggccttgccggcgccgccgcagaggAAGCTCCGTGCGCGGGcgttgccggcggcgctgcggtggcggccgcgggggCGCTTGCTGGCGGTGCTGTACGAGAAGGTGGTGTACCACCTGCTGTGGCTGGTGGaatccatcgtcgtcgtcgccaggCTCTGCTTCTTCGTCATGCGCTTCGGCCTCAAGCAGCTCTGA